A region of Jonquetella anthropi DSM 22815 DNA encodes the following proteins:
- the cas1e gene encoding type I-E CRISPR-associated endonuclease Cas1e encodes MSFARLGLESAQIPHVDRHGMLWLERGNLFVKDGTLRFVSAGGGSLEKGTYDIPYQNVSMIVLEPGTTITHDVFRLMGQQGTGLIAVGDKGVRCYTAPPLGPDRSALARRQVELWANPQTRLQVALAMYAIRFGEELPTRKIEDLRGIEGARLRKSYSILAKFYGLTWTLRRFNRKQPNKTDDINAAVNHAASAMYGAADIAVAAVSAIPQLGFVHAKSCRAFALDIADLYRTEITLPAAFRGLASYLEEPGMDLERHVRKLIGQELYRQKVISKMIDQIKELILHGQSDEALEEKSPCWY; translated from the coding sequence ATGTCATTTGCCCGGTTAGGACTTGAATCAGCGCAAATTCCTCATGTAGACCGCCATGGAATGCTGTGGCTGGAGCGCGGCAATCTGTTCGTTAAAGACGGCACATTAAGATTCGTAAGCGCCGGCGGTGGCTCCTTAGAAAAGGGAACCTACGATATACCATATCAGAACGTTTCCATGATCGTGCTTGAGCCGGGAACGACCATCACGCACGACGTCTTTCGCCTCATGGGGCAGCAAGGCACTGGGCTGATCGCAGTCGGTGACAAGGGGGTGCGCTGTTACACAGCGCCTCCCCTTGGACCTGACCGAAGTGCGCTCGCCCGACGGCAAGTTGAGCTTTGGGCAAATCCGCAGACGCGGCTTCAAGTTGCCTTGGCAATGTATGCCATCAGATTTGGCGAAGAACTGCCGACGCGAAAAATTGAAGACCTTCGGGGAATAGAAGGCGCAAGGCTGAGAAAAAGTTACAGTATTCTTGCCAAGTTCTACGGATTAACGTGGACGCTTCGGCGGTTTAATCGGAAACAGCCCAATAAAACAGATGACATTAACGCGGCAGTTAACCACGCTGCCTCTGCAATGTACGGGGCGGCAGATATTGCTGTCGCTGCAGTCTCTGCTATTCCGCAATTGGGCTTCGTTCACGCCAAATCATGCCGCGCGTTTGCTCTGGATATTGCCGACTTATACCGCACCGAGATCACTCTTCCGGCCGCTTTTCGGGGCTTGGCAAGCTACCTCGAAGAGCCAGGGATGGACTTGGAGCGGCACGTTCGAAAACTCATCGGACAGGAGCTGTACCGTCAGAAAGTCATTTCAAAAATGATTGACCAAATCAAAGAATTGATCCTGCACGGTCAATCTGACGAAGCACTGGAAGAAAAATCTCCATGCTGGTACTGA
- the cas2e gene encoding type I-E CRISPR-associated endoribonuclease Cas2e, with product MRVRGFLAACLLEVAPGVYVHPRINAGVRERIWKIMTEWSVEFSQEASVLALWPAPKSSGGINIRTIGIPQRTLIDYDGLVLSKLTSADTKALES from the coding sequence ATGAGAGTTCGAGGCTTTCTTGCTGCCTGTTTATTAGAAGTCGCTCCGGGGGTGTACGTGCACCCGAGAATCAACGCTGGCGTCAGAGAGCGCATTTGGAAAATCATGACCGAATGGAGCGTAGAATTTTCGCAGGAAGCTTCTGTGCTCGCCCTTTGGCCGGCTCCGAAAAGCAGCGGCGGCATCAACATTCGGACGATCGGTATTCCTCAGAGGACGCTGATCGATTATGATGGACTCGTGTTAAGCAAACTAACGTCAGCAGACACAAAGGCATTAGAAAGCTAG